In Daphnia magna isolate NIES linkage group LG6, ASM2063170v1.1, whole genome shotgun sequence, the following are encoded in one genomic region:
- the LOC116924353 gene encoding LOW QUALITY PROTEIN: gamma-tubulin complex component 6 (The sequence of the model RefSeq protein was modified relative to this genomic sequence to represent the inferred CDS: inserted 4 bases in 2 codons; deleted 1 base in 1 codon), which produces MDREISLYGSLCKFFTLVSKSKSSRDGRLNGSSFPEVELEAKEKKRAKREGFNTLFTTRAIEEDMLPEEFQLSAWIFKLRTLIPCSEGNALENAISELEKISTGQTSTILSVVKLLFYIDPIKNDDLPTLRNINALSYHTQYNEHQTENKWAQCVPYPVIKQQMFEVPPLNFHIGEVYASNIMAKLESTQQLDELDRVHRNLFGTLENPPKNLNYLGISKSSKLTLGLNVTKSEAKQTSIIRDDGYESPTSPTELMTDEIDNYWENLENLCDTSSIRRTWEAKLSGEAYPAKELPYLSQAPLRVMEVLCHQFEENLNLVDRSLPIRDTFKMEEHEIRKDIQFLMLGIESQTFACLDDQFRVNGYPFIDGISADCLSDLVQPLLGSGTLVRRLSKAIWNPKFGPVRNTLGDQLLESFQYYQQMVEEVTESQSLIAVVQQLKTLSPSLNIMDQLWHWPGWAGGSGRGVAFLQHLVDLSTVTVDDQQRNILTAYFAACVVPFLLYLEQWIYRGICCDPQDEFFIRIDQEQLAKRDRHCWINGFTFQPINRAEAGPFVNSTAEDDAITGLLNDVYLCGKTVHLLQLCQAKELVHGEPSLRIGLSLSELNDIRLQCATYALKFPAAVDFVNPVKDLSQQARETREANLAKLITENQAKQMDRARQRTARHALAKAELDEQLKLKRAEENKKAYEEKLLDEDIQQYHDEIDKREAEEKRRLLIKYTHLLEDKENSNGETSEDELNANDARGMDEENNVVSXHPQSDTAIGITSANTPASTPTTASSSKQSVXTRPKKKILTREEIKTKVLREEFGIDPRYTKEETESIPEEDSQPATSPYKPKSWSNPVAVSYPFQFNFQVHPQTIMKIEQEKKDWLQEAKPSEEEIRDFSLSFFVQRSLLLPIRTQCQMVNRSLMTLLTGPDHRFMQHLEALRQYLFLDNGAFSHSLVSNIGRRLGQITHIHQLINIPSMNFILQSALNAIHADEYHASHLSFYIKEATGTGTLSNFKLEALECFTLRYRVGWPLNLILTEEVMDDYSQIFSFVLQLRLAAWALEDVYVNLMRDPPSRWHSVHIARHSIYHFVQTLQNYVMNQLLTLAWSEFLTELKKNGARSLDDLYELHSNYVHRAKSRLLLTPKSSSLLKIIRDALNLALKFRGLLLAANYVHTNALQSQINSVSAKAREYAKFIRLILEKVKDRSHQPHFHDLLMKLNYNEYYSS; this is translated from the exons atggatAGAGAAATTAGCTT GTATGGGAGTTTATGTAAATTTTTTACCCTCGTGtcaaaatcgaaatcaagtagGGATGGAAGACTTAATGGTTCCAGTTTTCCGGAAGTCGAACTTGAagctaaagagaaaaaacgtGCGAAGCGTGAAGGGTTCAACACGTTATTCACAACACGTGCCATTGAAGAAGACATGCTTCCAGAAGAATTTCAGTTATCAGCTTGGATTTTTAAACTGAGAACTTTAATTCCATGCTCAGAGGGAAATGCACTGGAAAATGCAATTTCTGAACTTGAAAAAATATCAACTGGGCAAACTAGCACAATTTTGTCAGTGGTGAAACTCCTCTTTTATATAGATCCAATCAAAAATGATGATTTACCAACACTTCGAAACATAAATGCCCTAAGTTACCACACTCAGTATAATGAGCATCAAACTGAAAATAAGTGGGCACAGTGTGTACCCTACCCAGTAATCAAGCAACAAATGTTTGAAGTACCTCCACTAAATTTTCATATAGGAGAGGTTTATGCATCCAATATCATGGCCAAACTTGAATCCACTCAACAGTTAGATGAACTTGATAGGGTTCATCGCAATCTATTTGGTACCCTGGAGAACCCACCAAAGAACCTGAACTACCTTGGAATTTCCAAAAGCAGCAAATTAACTCTTGGCCTTAATGTAACCAAATCTGAAGCCAAACAAACTTCCATTATCCGTGATGACGGGTATGAATCACCGACTTCTCCTACCGAGCTCATGACAGACGAGATTGACAACTACTGGGAAAATCTGGAAAATTTGTGTGACACGTCGAGCATTCGTAGAACCTGGGAAGCAAAATTATCAGGAGAAGCCTATCCAGCCAAAGAATTACCTTACCTTTCTCAAGCTCCTTTACGTGTCATGGAAGTGCTTTGTCATCAATTTGAAGAAAATCTAAATTTGGTTGATAGAAGCTTACCAATTAGAGATACCTTCAAAATGGAAGAACATGAAATACGAAAAGACATTCAGTTCTTGATGTTAGGAATCGAGTCACAAACGTTTGCCTGCCTTGATGATCAATTTCGCGTGAACGGATATCCATTCATCGATGGCATTAGCGCCGACTGTTTATCCGATTTAGTCCAACCACTGTTAGGAAGCGGCACTTTAGTGCGGCGCCTCAGCAAAGCTATTTGGAATCCAAAATTTGGTCCTGTTCGTAATACTCTAGGCGATCAACTACTAGAAAGTTTTCAATACTATCAGCAAATGGTGGAGGAAGTGACCGAGTCCCAGTCGTTGATTGCAGTTGTCCAACAACTAAAAACTCTTTCGCCTTCACTTAATATAATGGATCAGTTGTGGCATTGGCCCGGTTGGGCAGGTGGCAGCGGACGTGGAGTAGCGTTTCTGCAACATCTGGTTGATCTTTCCACGGTCACGGTTGACGACCAACAACGGAATATTTTGACGGCATATTTCGCTGCCTGCGTCGTTCCGTTTCTACT GTACTTGGAGCAATGGATATACCGCGGGATTTGTTGCGATCCACAAGATGAATTTTTCATCCGAATTGACCAGGAACAACTGGCAAAGCGTGATAGACATTGTTGGATCAATGGCTTCACCTTTCAGCCCATCAACCGTGCAGAAGCAGGACCGTTTGTAAACTCAACTGCAGAAGATGATGCCATCACGGGTCTTTTGAATGACGTTTATCTTTGCGGTAAAACAGTCCACCTTTTACAGCTCTGCCAAGCGAAA GAACTTGTACACGGGGAACCGTCATTGCGAATCGGTCTCAGCTTATCTGAGTTGAACGATATCCGGCTTCAATGTGCAACATACGCGCTAAAGTTCCCAGCGGCGGTGGATTTCGTTAATCCTGTC AAGGATTTAAGTCAACAGGCACGCGAAACGCGCGAAGCTAACTTGGCTAAACTTATAACAGAAAACCAAGCTAAACAGATGGATCGAGCTAGGCAGCGTACGGCGCGTCATGCGTTAGCCAAAGCCGAATTGGATGAACAGCTGAAACTCAAACGGGcggaagaaaacaagaaggCATATGAAGAAAAGTTATTGGACGAAGACATTCAACAATATCATGACGAAATCGATAAACGGGAAGctgaggaaaaaagaagattgcTCATTAAATACACTCACCTTTTGGAGGATAAGGAAAATTCGAACGGTGAAACGTCGGAAGATGAGTTGAATGCTAATGACGCGAGAGGAATGGACGAAGAGAACAATGTTGTTTC TCACCCCCAATCTGATACCGCTATTGGTATAACGTCAGCCAATACCCCAGCTTCAACTCCAACGACAGCTTCATCATCGAAGCAAAGTGT AACCCgccccaaaaagaaaattcttacACGAGAAGAGATCAAGACCAAAGTTTTACGGGAAGAATTTGGAATAGATCCACGTTATACTAAAGAGGAAACAGAATCCATCCCGGAAGAAGACTCACAGCCTGCAACTAGCCCTTACAAACCGAAAAGTTGGAGTAATCCAGTTGCAGTGTCTTACCCGTTTCAGTTTAATTTTCAGGTGCATCCACAGACGATTATGAAAATTGAACAGGAAAAGAAAGACTGGCTCCAGGAAGCCAAACCATCGGAAGAGGAAATCCGGGATTTTTCACTTTCCTTCTTTGTTCAGCGTAGTTTACTATTACCCATTCGTACCCAGTGCCAAATGGTCAACCGCTCTCTAATGACTTTGCTGACTGGGCCTGACCATCGTTTTATGCAACATTTAGAAGCATTGCGGCAATATTTGTTCCTGGACAACGGCGCCTTCAGTCATAGTCTAGTTAGCAACATTGGTCGCCGTTTGGGTCAGATTACCCACATACATCAACTCATCAATATACCATCGatgaattttattttgcaaaGTGCACTCAACGCTATCCACGCTGATGAATATCATGCATCGCACTTGAGCTTCTACATCAAGGAAGCAACCGGAACCGGAACATTATCCAACTTTAAACTTGAAGCTTTAGAGTGTTTTACGCTTCGATATAGGGTTGGCTGGCCACTTAACCTGATACTCACTGAAGAAGTTATGGATGATTACAGCCAAATATTCTCGTTTGTCTTGCAGCTACGATTAGCCGCTTGGGCGCTTGAAGACGTCTACGTCAACCTAATGAGGGATCCTCCCTCACGTTGGCATTCAGTTCACATTGCTCGTCATTCGATTTATCACTTTGTTCAGACGCTGCAAAACTATGTCATGAATCAGCTTCTTACTCTTGCCTGGAGTGAATTTCTAACAGAACTGAAGAAGAACGGAGCTCGGTCTCTAGACGACCTATACGAGTTACATTCCAATTACGTCCATAGAGCTAAATCACGTTTATTACTCACGCCGAAGAGCTCATCCCTTTTGAAAATTATTCGTGACGCTCTAAACCTCGCACTGAAATTTCGTGGTCTTCTCCTGGCAGCCAATTACGTCCACACGAATGCCCTTCAGTCGCAAATCAATTCGGTCAGCGCCAAAGCCCGGGAATACGCCAAGTTTATCCGACTAA TTCTAGAAAAGGTGAAAGATCGAAGCCATCAGCCCCACTTTCATGACCTTTTGATGAAACTCAACTACAACGAATATTACAGCAGTTAG
- the LOC116924364 gene encoding enoyl-CoA delta isomerase 1, mitochondrial — MMSLVTFTRNNALPLLRTSITVRIQLNSASLSSLVRLEEKQGYAVVAMHKPPVNSLSLEMIQALSESLSELEKNKCKGFILTSACPGIFSAGLDIREMYQPTEERLKEFWSSLQTLWLQLYGSKMASVALINGHAPAGGCLLAMCCDSRIMVNGKSKIGLNETKLGIVAPFWFKDTFVNTIGVRQSERALQLGSLFTPDEALKIGLVDRVLPDPEAATAVAESELKEFLQIPAMVRYLSKMRIREAALKDLLENREKDLNTFVNFATTDAVQKGLGIYLQSLAKKN; from the exons ATGATGTCGCTTGTCACTTTCACTCGCAATAATGCATTACCTCTACTTCGAACATCCATAACTGTCCGAATTCAGTTAAATTCAGCATCACTTTCATCTTTGGTTCgactggaagaaaaacaag gCTATGCTGTTGTAGCTATGCACAAACCGCCTGTTAACTCATTGAGCCTCGAAATGATTCAGGCACTGTCCGAATCATTAAGTGAActggagaaaaacaaatgcaaaggATTCATCCTTACATCG GCCTGTCCTGGAATTTTCAGTGCAGGTCTAGACATACGAGAAATGTACCAACCTACTGAAGAGAGACTAAAAGAATTTTGGTCTTCACTTCAAACTTTGTGGCTTCAGTTGTATGGCTCCAAAATGGCTTCTGTTGCTCTTatcaat GGTCATGCTCCTGCTGGTGGATGTTTACTAGCTATGTGCTGTGACTCTAGAATAATGGTCaatggaaaatcaaaaattggACTTAATGAAACAAAGTTGGGAATAGTTGCACCTTTTTG GTTCAAGGATACTTTTGTTAATACTATTG GTGTACGGCAATCag AACGAGCACTTCAGTTGGGAAGTTTATTCACTCCCGATGAAGCACTCAAAATTGGTTTGGTAGATCGAGTACTTCCCGATCCGGAAGCTGCAACTGCAGTAGCGGAATCAGAATTGAAAGAATTCCTCCAGATTCCTG CCATGGTGCGGTATTTATCCAAGATGAGAATTAGAGAAGCAGCATTGAAAGATCTTTTAGAAAATCGCGAAAAAGACTTAAACACTTTTGTCAATTTTGCCACAACTGATGCAGTACAAAAAGGGCTAGGTATTTATTTGCAGAGTCTGGCAAAGAAGAATTAG
- the LOC116924357 gene encoding chitotriosidase-1 — MKVVAILAFSLLVTLASAQGNYKKVCYFANWAYYRNGVGQYGTDKLDPFECTHLIYGFAVLDGTTYEMKVYDSWVDIDLGGYQTFTSLKIRNPSLKTLIALGGWNDSAFTTQYSELVSDPAKMANFVEKAVIFIRQYNFDGLDFDWEYPGDPGTPEDKENFITLLRLLRQAFEPYNLLLTMAPSCSPARAEVSYNIPALAEVVDFVNFMAYDIHGAWENTVDHHAPFYRRDFEQGMEGAVIVTEAVDYWLDHGMPPEKLILGLPSYGRSYRLADPSQTSLLSAAIGAGPQGPYTGQDGFISLYEMCTNQQNGWSVVTDPTGAMGPYSFSDISWVSWDDIDMTITKVKYAMSKGLGGIMFWELSLDDYLGVCNMGPRPFSNAITATLEGRPFDTSTPAPTARPSTTPTPPPITCTNNGEYYADPSDCRKYYQCVFGVINVYYCPTSLAFNSNIDQCDWPYNVPGCY, encoded by the exons ATGAAGGTAGTCGCCATATTGGCGTTTTCTTTGCTAGTTACTTTAGCTAGCGCTCAAGGAAATTACAAGAAAGTCTGTTACTTTGCCAACTGGGCCTATTATCGCAACG GGGTTGGCCAATATGGCACCGACAAGTTGGACCCATTTGAATGTACCCATTTGATTTACGGTTTTGCCGTTCTTGACGGTACTACTTACGAGATGAAAGTTTACGATTCTTGGGTTGACATCGACCTTGGTGGCTACCAGACGTTCACTTCATTAAAGATCCGAAATCCTTCCCTTAAGACGCTGATTGCTCTTGGTGGCTGGAACGATTCAGCATTCACCACCCAGTATTCCGAACTGGTATCCGATCCTGCTAAGATGGCAAACTTTGTCGAAAAAGCTGTCATTTTCATTCGTCAG TACAACTTTGATGGTCTCGATTTCGATTGGGAATATCCTGGCGATCCGGGAACACCTGAAGACAAAGAGAATTTCATTACACTTCTAAGACTACTCCGTCAAGCTTTCGAACCCTACAACTTACTTTTAACAATGGCACCGTCCTGCAGTCCGGCAAGAGCTGAAGTCAGCTACAATATTCCAGCTCTTGCTGAAGTCGTGGATTTCGTGAATTTCATGGCATACG ATATCCACGGTGCGTGGGAAAACACTGTTGACCACCACGCTCCGTTTTACCGTCGCGATTTCGAGCAGGGGATGGAAGGTGCTGTTATTGTAACTGAAGCAGTTGACTATTGGTTGGATCATGGCATGCCGCCCGAGAAACTGATCCTGGGATTACCGAGCTACGGTCGCTCATATAGATTAGCTGACCCAAGTCAAACGTCTCTATTATCAGCGGCTATTGGCGCCGGTCCTCAGGGACCATACACAGGACAAGATGGATTCATTTCCTTGTACGAGATGTGCACCAATCAACAGAACGGATGGTCGGTAGTCACGGATCCTACAGGAGCGATGGGTCCTTATTCGTTTAGTGATATATCCTGGGTGTCATGGGATGACATCGATATGACCATCACGAAAGTAAAATATGCTATGAGCAAAGGACTCGGTGGAATAATGTTCTGGGAACTTAGCTTAGATGACTACTTGGGCGTCTGCAACATGGGTCCACG CCCATTCTCGAATGCCATTACTGCAACACTAGAAGGACGACCCTTCGATACCTCCACTCCAGCGCCTACAGCAAGACCATCCACAACACCAACGCCTCCACCTA TAACGTGCACAAATAACGGTGAATACTACGCTGACCCATCCGATTGCAGAAAATACTATCAATGCGTTTTCGGAGTTATAAATGTGTACTACTGCCCAACTAGTCTTGCGTTCAACTCTAACATTGACC AATGTGACTGGCCTTACAACGTACCCGGCTGCTACTAA
- the LOC123473634 gene encoding uncharacterized protein LOC123473634 isoform X1, which yields MVSIRDIRNPYSVLIEDVVKLHLAALTEKELKDVVEHFRDQIQSNRVIGYIKDIYSLVTVLEARNVLNSQNVDALLDISKIINRPLAAQRIQDYKKQKELVLHPTLPKIAPPPPLCIESGQQISREKLIDKVFAEIAKLLGRDVSSFARALPFDLSENELQNLRGQSKSNLEEATLKVLKLFRERSPNIDHIQSVMQALNIIKRGEIRRKIESILSANAICS from the exons ATGGTTTCCATCCGTGATATTAGGAATCCTTACAGTGTACTAATTGAAGACGTCGTGAAACTCCATTTAGCTGCGTTGACAGAAAAAGAGTTGAAAGATGTTGTAGAACACTTTCGAGAccaaatccaatcaaatcGCGTGATTGGCTACATCAAGGACATCTATTCTCTTGTAACAGTGTTGGAAGCTAGGAATGTCTTGAATTCTCAGAATGTGGATGCTCTGCTGGACATTTCAAAGATTATCAATCGACCCTTAGCTGCTCAAAGAATCCAAGattacaaaaaacaaaaagaacttgTTTTGCATCCTACTTTACCAAAGATAGCTCCACCTCCACCACTATGTATTGAATCTGGTCAACAGATTTCTAGAGAAAAATTGATAGATAAAG TGTTTGCAGAAATTGCTAAACTTCTTGGTCGGGATGTCAGCAGTTTTGCAAGGGCTCTTCCCTTCGACTTGAGTGAAAACGAACTGCAAAATTTGAGGGGCCAAAGCAAGAGTAATCTGGAAGAAGCTACTCTAAAG GTATTGAAGCTATTCAGAGAAAGAAGTCCTAATATTGATCACATACAGTCTGTAATGCAAGCATTGAATATCATAAAACGCGGTgaaatcagaagaaaaatcGAATCTATTCTTTCAGCCAATGCAATATGTTCATAA
- the LOC123473634 gene encoding uncharacterized protein LOC123473634 isoform X2, whose translation MVSIRDIRNPYSVLIEDVVKLHLAALTEKELKDVVEHFRDQIQSNRVIGYIKDIYSLVTVLEARNVLNSQNVDALLDISKIINRPLAAQRIQDYKKQKELVLHPTLPKIAPPPPLCIESGQQISREKLIDKVFAEIAKLLGRDVSSFARALPFDLSENELQNLRGQSKGIEAIQRKKS comes from the exons ATGGTTTCCATCCGTGATATTAGGAATCCTTACAGTGTACTAATTGAAGACGTCGTGAAACTCCATTTAGCTGCGTTGACAGAAAAAGAGTTGAAAGATGTTGTAGAACACTTTCGAGAccaaatccaatcaaatcGCGTGATTGGCTACATCAAGGACATCTATTCTCTTGTAACAGTGTTGGAAGCTAGGAATGTCTTGAATTCTCAGAATGTGGATGCTCTGCTGGACATTTCAAAGATTATCAATCGACCCTTAGCTGCTCAAAGAATCCAAGattacaaaaaacaaaaagaacttgTTTTGCATCCTACTTTACCAAAGATAGCTCCACCTCCACCACTATGTATTGAATCTGGTCAACAGATTTCTAGAGAAAAATTGATAGATAAAG TGTTTGCAGAAATTGCTAAACTTCTTGGTCGGGATGTCAGCAGTTTTGCAAGGGCTCTTCCCTTCGACTTGAGTGAAAACGAACTGCAAAATTTGAGGGGCCAAAGCAA AGGTATTGAAGCTATTCAGAGAAAGAAGTCCTAA
- the LOC116924366 gene encoding uncharacterized protein LOC116924366: MNTCENQELPFQELIAECNTMLARMDTLQLNTLIERFGEEIDSRQILNYLVDGRSLLTYLLSRHIVRPDNLSALVAMAEVAERSDLKQIIGRYCYSPSGSCDSEDTCAIDNVFAYVSETIQNDWRNLARQLTLAEFDIANIQASTGNDQQLAASEMLDLFRRKRSNQNILTELVAALRAIKRFSLAARVSELANPLLPSQ; this comes from the exons ATGAATACGTGTGAAAACCAAGAGTTACCATTTCAAGAGTTGATTGCAGAATGCAACACAATGCTGGCAAGAATGGACACTCTTCAGCTGAACACTTTGATAGAACGTTTCGGCGAAGAAATCGATTCCAGACAAATTCTAAACTATTTAGTAGACGGTCGTTCTCTACTCACTTACCTTCTTTCTCGTCACATTGTTCGGCCTGATAATTTGTCAGCCCTCGTTGCCATGGCAGAAGTGGCCGAGAGATCTGACCTGAAACAGATCATTGGACGCTATTGTTATTCACCGTCAGGGTCATGTGATTCAGAAGACACCTGTGCAATCGATAATG TTTTTGCTTATGTTTCTGAGACTATACAAAATGACTGGAGAAATTTGGCTCGCCAATTAACTTTGGCAGAGTTTGACATTGCCAACATTCAAGCATCTACCGGTAATGATCAGCAATTGGCGGCTTCAGAG ATGCTTGACCTGTTTCGTCGAAAACGATCAAATCAAAATATCCTAACTGAACTCGTCGCTGCGTTGAGAGCCATCAAACGTTTCAGCTTGGCAGCCAGAGTCAGCGAGTTAGCTAACCCATTATTACCGTCGCAGTAG
- the LOC116924358 gene encoding mucin-1 translates to MNISLLLLLGAFCICAAEKVPTADVAVNSKIANVTDSEIIPRDKRGYSSASSGGGSYNASPSVTVPNIPESTDPYSSGSSSSYSGAGSSGSSYESSHNTPSYSPAVDYNPAPAPAPSSYGSSSVSSYESSHAPSYPSPAPSSYGSSSSSSYESSHTPSYASPVPAPAPSSYGSSSGNSYASSHSPSYPAPSSYSPAPAPASYGGSSSGSSSYGSSSGSHGPSATSLAEQAANQASAAQNAQAGAAAQAAQQATAQLAAQASQAAQQAQAIVAAKQAQTAMITQAAQAAQSAALAEATLASQVQLAFQAVQSTQVQAVQLAQSIQNLAQAATNHATTATSAVQAIQAVQAAQSQMASQAQQNAAHLAQKQQASLADLASAQQAANKAAAAASAAQSNVSGGGSYSTGYGSGGSSHGSSSSGYGSSSSSNSYGSSSSSTTYGSSSGGSSYGSSSGGASY, encoded by the exons ATGAATATCTCATTGCTATTGCTTTTGG GTGCTTTCTGCATCTGCGCTGCGGAGAAAGTCCCTACAGCTGACGTGGCCGTGAACAGCAAAATTGCGAATGTGACCGATAGCGAAATTATTCCAAGG GATAAACGCGGATATTCATCTGCATCATCCGGCGGTGGCAGTTACAACGCTTCACCCTCAGTCACCGTTCCCAACATTCCGGAATCCACCGATCCCTACTCTTCCGGAAGCTCTTCTTCCTATTCTGGCGCAGGATCCAGCGGATCTTCATACGAATCAAGCCACAACACGCCTTCGTACTCACCTGCGGTTGACTACAATCCGGCCCCAGCTCCCGCTCCTTCCAGCTACGGTTCCTCGTCTGTTAGCAGCTACGAATCCAGTCACGCACCTTCATATCCATCGCCTGCTCCTTCCAGCTACGGCTCCTCATCCAGCAGCAGCTACGAATCGAGCCACACCCCTTCGTATGCATCACCAGTCCCTGCTCCAGCTCCATCCAGCTACGGATCCTCATCTGGAAATAGCTACGCCTCAAGCCATTCTCCTTCTTATCCGGCTCCGTCCTCTTATTCACCTGCTCCGGCCCCGGCAAGTTATGGTGGCTCATCATCCGGAAGCAGCAGCTATGGATCTTCTTCTGGATCGCATGGACCCAGTGCTACATCGCTGGCCGAACAGGCCGCCAATCAAGCCAGTGCAGCCCAAAATGCTCAAGCTGGAGCAGCAGCCCAAGCGGCCCAACAAGCCACTGCCCAACTGGCTGCCCAAGCATCTCAAGCAGCTCAACAAGCCCAGGCCATTGTCGCCGCCAAACAAGCCCAGACAGCCATG ATTACCCAAGCTGCACAAGCAGCCCAGTCTGCCGCACTAGCCGAAGCTACATTGGCCAGTCAAGTTCAATTGGCATTCCAG GCTGTTCAAAGCACCCAAGTGCAAGCCGTTCAGCTCGCCCAGTCTATCCAGAATCTCGCCCAGGCAGCTACCAACCACGCCACAAC TGCCACCTCAGCAGTTCAAGCAATCCAGGCCGTCCAAGCTGCCCAGAGCCAAATGGCATCTCAA GCTCAACAGAATGCCGCACATCTCGCTCAGAAGCAACAAGCCAGTCTCGCTGATTTGGCATCCGCCCAACAGGCCGCTAACAAAGCAGCTGCTGCCGCCTCCGCTGCCCAATCTAACGTTTCTGGTGGTGGATCCTACTCGACTGGTTACGGCAGTGGTGGCAGCAGCCACGGAAGCAGCTCATCCGGATATGGCTCATCCTCTTCATCCAACAGCTATGGTAGCTCCTCATCGTCGACCACCTACGGAAGCTCATCGGGCGGATCCAGCTACGGAAGTTCATCCGGAGGTGCCAGCTACTAA
- the LOC116924362 gene encoding glycine-rich protein 1, protein MKYLVVFVAVFVAVYAAEDSYTRDKRGFASGGYGSSSGGSSHGGGSSGYGSGAGGAAAIAQQAANQAKAAQNAQAGAAAQAAQQATAQLAAQATQAAQQAQAVVAAKQAQAAQISQAAQAAQAAAQAEASLAAQTSQAAQAVEATQTQALQQAQALAAASAAARAHASTATSALQAVQAVVNAQSQMASQAQSNAQHLAAKQQASLSDLAAAQQAANKAYAAAQAAQANVVGAGSYSGGGYSSGGSSSSGSSSSSHYGGSSSGSSGARPVPILCGGGIC, encoded by the exons atgaaaTACTTGGTCGTTTTCGTTGCTGTTTTTG TTGCTGTTTACGCTGCAGAGGACAGCTACACCCGG GACAAACGTGGTTTCGCTAGCGGTGGATACGGTTCTTCATCTGGTGGGTCCAGCCATGGTGGCGGTTCAAGCGGGTACGGAAGCGGAGCAGGTGGGGCTGCAGCCATCGCCCAGCAGGCAGCCAATCAGGCTAAAGCGGCTCAGAATGCCCAAGCTGGAGCTGCTGCCCAGGCAGCTCAACAAGCCACTGCCCAGCTGGCCGCACAGGCCACTCAAGCGGCTCAACAAGCCCAGGCTGTTGTCGCTGCCAAACAAGCTCAGGCCGCACAG ATCTCGCAAGCTGCTCAGGCCGCACAGGCTGCCGCCCAGGCCGAAGCTTCATTGGCTGCCCAGACCTCTCAGGCCGCTCAGGCTGTAGAAGCCACCCAAACCCAGGCTCTGCAACAGGCTCAAGCTCTTGCTGCG GCTTCCGCTGCAGCTCGTGCTCACGCTTCCACCGCCACTTCAGCCCTTCAAGCTGTCCAAGCTGTTGTGAACGCCCAATCCCAGATGGCTTCTCAG GCTCAGTCCAACGCCCAGCATTTGGCAGCCAAACAACAAGCTTCCCTATCTGATCTGGCAGCTGCCCAACAGGCCGCCAACAAGGCATACGCTGCCGCTCAAGCCGCTCAGGCCAACGTTGTCGGTGCTGGAAGCTACAGCGGTGGTGGTTACAGCAGCGgaggcagcagcagcagcggcagcagcagcagcagccattacgGCGGAAGTTCGAGCGGAAGCTCCGGCGCCCGACCCGTCCCCATCTTGTGCGGAGGTGGAATTTGTTAA